ACATACTGAAGCAGCCAATTAAATAAAATATGCCCGAACACCGTTGGAACCACTGCTAGCAAAACGAAGATTCCCCACTCATTTGCAGGATAGTTGAAGAAGGAAATCCCCATGATCAGATTGTAAATGGCAAACACGCCAGCCGCTGACAAGAATACTATCAAGCTATACAAATATGAGGGCATGCGCACTACAAGCCTTTGACCGATAAGCATATGCACAGCTACCGCGACTGTTCCTCCAACCGATAGCAAATCACCTTTAAGATTATCCGCAGAGATTCCAATATCTCCCCAGCCGATAAATACTACTCCGCCAATAGCGATACTCAACCCTAGAATAGCAGACACAGCTGTTTTTTCCTTATACAAAAAATAAACGCCCAGCATTATAAACACGGGCTCCAGCGCCATGATCATTGTTGAACTAGCTACCGAAGTATACTTCAAAGAGCCCATCCAAAGCAAAAAATGTAGCGCTAGCATAGTGCCTGAGAGCACTAGCATGATCCAGTCTTTTTTACGAAGCGCGAACGCTGCTCCGCTGTATGGTCTTGCAAAAGGCAACATCAGCAGCGAGGTGAACAACAGCCGATACATTCCTTGTATAGATGCTGGTGCTGCAGACCACTTGATAAAAATGGCAGAAAAAGAGATGGCCACAATCCCAATCAACATTAAAATTGGAATAGGAAGTGGCGGTTTTTTAAGCTTCACATGGTACGCGTCCTTTCAATATCTTAAGTCACTTATGTTAATTTAACGCAGACCGTGAAAAAATGCATCTATTTTCATTAGATTTCGCTAAAAAAAGCATAAGCAATGTCATTTCTGACGAGAGCTCATGCTTCTTAAAGCCTAAGGTTTCAGAACCACCTTGATGCAATCCTCTTTTTTCTCACTAAAAATGTCATAGCCATGCTCCGCTTTACTGATAGGCAAGCGATGCGTAATGATATCTGTAGGATCAAATTTATTCTCTTTAATCATCTTATAAAGTAAAGGCATATAATGAATCACTGGAGCCTGTCCCATTTTCAAAGTAATGTTGCGTTCAAATAGATGACCCAAAGGGAACATATTGTAAGTAAGTCCATAAACCCCCACAAGCTGAATAGTTCCGAATTTACGTACGATATCCGAGGCCATTCTAAATGCGCTGAGTGAGCCTCCTTGTAGCTTCAACGTGGTCTCCACTTTCTCCAAAGCAGATATTTTGGCATCCAAACCTACACAGTCAATAACTACATCTGCGCCCCCATGTGTTATCTCCTTCAAATGAGCTTCAATATCCTTAATCTCTTCAAAGTTGTAAATTTCTACATTATTTGTCAGCTTCGCATGCTGCAGACGGTAGCCAATATGATCAACCGCAATGACTCTTGAGGCGCCTTTGATCCAGGCAAACTTTTGAGTAAGCAGTCCAACAGGCCCGCAGCCGAGAACAATGACTGTATCCCCTGGCTTCACTCCGCCGCTTTCTACGCCCCACCAAGCAGTAGGCACAATATCAGATAAGAAAAGAATTTTCTCATCTTCCATTTCTGCATCCTCAGGAACAACAAAAGGACCGAAATTACCATAAGGAACCCGCAGTAATTCGGCTTGCCCTCCTGCAAAGCCCCCATAAGTATCGGAATAACCCAGATACCCGCCTGTATCCTTGGCGTCATTAGCATTGTCGCATTGACTCTCCATCTCATGCTGGCAGAAGTAGCACTGACCACAGGCTACATTAAAGGGAATAATGATCCGGTCGCCTTTCTTGACTTTAGTTACGTCTGGACCGGTCTCCTCAACAATCCCCATGGGCTCATGGCCAATAACATAATCATCATGCATACCTGGAATTTCACCGTTAAAAATGTGCAGATCTGAGCCACAAATCGCTGTAGAGGTAATTCGTACGATAATGTCATCCTTTTTCTCAATCTTCGGATCAGCAACCTCTTTAACTTTCACTTTCTTCTTCCCTTGGTAGGTTAATGCTATCATGCTGTTAATCCGCTCCTTTGAAGTATGGCATAGGGTAGAACGATAACGTGTCTTTCTATGTTATAACCCTAAGCCCTATCCTCTTATCCATGAAGAAGCGGAGAATACATCATAAGCGCATAATTATCCGTTACAGCTACATCTCCAACTAGGTCGCCTGTACGTGTGAATATTTTTCGACTGATCTTATTGCTACGAATATATCCGCCCCATGGTTCTAGGCTTATCCGATGATCACTTTCGTACACTTCATATTTATAAAGGGACTGCTCATCGCATCTCCATTCCCCATGAAAATGACTGTCATCCAGCCAGAGCTTTAATTGATACGTTTGATTCGTGTTATTCTTCACTTGAAGATCCAAATAATTATAAGAACAGGTAGCCCCGCTTCCAAATGGCTGTGTGCGCTGTTCATCTGGAAATACATCATAGCTGTGCCGATGCCGTTCCGTAACCGTAAGAGGAGTATGCAGTGTCATCCAGTAGATCAGATTAGACAACTGGCATAGCCCCCCGCCAACTCCAGAATGAAAACCGCCATAATGCAGAACCATACCTTCCAGATAACCTTTTCGCTTACTGGGCTTGCCGATGCATCTCCAATAGGAAAACGTCTCCCCCGGCCGCACCATGAGTCCATCCAGTTTCGCGATCGCCAGCCGTAAATTTGTTATTTTATTATATTGAAGCACCATATCTACATTCCGAAGACTACGTAATAACGGTGTAGCGTGAGTCATGGCCTCATAAGATAAAATATCACTAGTGCGCTGCTTCGCCATCTTGCCGCGATCAGTACACCATTTCAAGTATCTTTTCCAAATAAAATATCGCTTTCCGGCAAATAGTCTAAGTCGAGAACGCTGAATAGGTTTCATGGCAGCCTGTGGGGTATTCATCTAGAACTGAACCTCGCTTTCAGCTCGTAACTGGGCGAATCTACCTCCAATTACCGCATTATGATGCTTAACGATCTCTCTACTACTCAGAACCCCGCTATCAAAGGTGCTATGAGCATCTGAAACCAGCACACTTTTATATCCCATGCTATATGCGCGTCTTATCGTTGTATCTAGACAGAATTCACTTTGCATCCCACAAATCACCAGATTCGTGATCCCGAGCTTCTGTAGCTCATCTTGCAACACGGTTTGGTGAAAAGCATCCCAAGTAGGCTTCTCCACAATAACTTCGCCTTCCTGCGGTGTGATACGATGACTGATCTGCCATGTGGGCGTACCTTTTGTGTATTCCTCATCTTCCGTATGTTGAATATAAACAATTGGAGTACCTGCCACCCTAGCCTTATGCTGAAGGGAAATAATTCTCTCCATCACACCCTCTTCATCGTACAGCTTTTGATCAGGATAGGAGAACATAGCTTCTTGAACATCAATAATTAACAGTGCAGTTAAATTTCCCATTAGGTACCTCCTATAACTTTTATGAAAATCATACCAGATTATGGGACATTCTATCTACCTTTTTAAAGACTCAAATCAACAAAAAAAGGGCATCTGCTATGCAGACACCCATTACATTACACCCCTTTTTACTTGCCACGCTTATTATGCCAGATTAAAGCATGCAGCTGTGGTAGTACACGCACTCTATTCATTTCAGGATCTAAGATTACTTTATTAAACAACCATTCCAGCCTCCCCAAAAGTCGAGCAGAAATGTCACCCTCTTCAGTGACATCATCATTCCCAGGCTGCAGATAGAGCTGCACATTGGGATATCGATGGTGAATGTCTTTTGCATAACCGAAGTCCTTATCGTCAAACACTACGACTTTAAGACTGTGTGTGGTACGGCCCAGATTCTCCAGCTTACTCATGATGTTATCTAGCATTTCCCAATTCGTTGTCATCCCTGAGCTTGGCGGCTTCGGACTAATGGTCAGCACATCCACGTCATTGAACCATTCCTGCCATTTACTGCCCTGAGTTTCTATTGCAGCTTGTATCCCTCGCTCATGTAGCAGGTTAATAAAAGTGCCCATCCCATCACCAATTAAAGCAGGATTGCCGCCTGAAATCGTAACACAGTCGAAATTATCTCCAGCTATAGCTATAAGTTCATTCATAATCTCATCCGAGGCCATCATTCGAACCTTATCCTTAGCCGAACCATCCCAAGTAAAAGCGGAGTCACACCAGCCACAGCGATAATCGCAGCCATAGGTGCGGACAAACATAGTCTTCACACCAATTACCGCACCTTCACCTTGAATGGTCGGACCGAAGATTTCAATTACAGGAATCTTACTCACAATCACAGCCTCCATACAAGCGGTAAGATGGTCCATCCTCAGGAATATCTTCAGCCAGCACTTCTGCCCAAGAGGTTGGTGTCTCCCATAGCTTTACAGCGTACAAGGGAAGCCCCGCTTGCTTAAGCTTGTATGCTATATATGAAGACATATTCTCAACGGTGGTCCGGAAAGACAGCAAAGCTACTTTGGAACCCGTATTCGTTAACGTCTCTAACACAGGTTCATTTCCCATAGCGAGAAAAGCATGATCTAGACGGTCTACAAGGCTTTGCTGCACTGTTGTTTTGATATCGCTGAAATCAATTACAAACCCTTCGTCCGAATGGCCTTCCGCGGTCATAGGTTTGCCCTTAAGCACTACTTCGAGCTTATACGTATGACCGTGCAGGTTACTGCACTTCCCTTTGTGACCCACTAACTGATGCGCCGCGTCGAACGTAAATATTTTGCAGACTGAGACCTCGTTAAGCATTAAGAACGGACCTCCGTTCTTTCCGCCTCATATTGTTCAAGTCCCCGCTGACGTAATAGACATGCTGGACAAGTTCCACAACCTCTGCCAATTATGCCGTTATAACAGGTCAGAGTGTGTTCGCGAACATAATCAAAATAACCCAGTTCATCGGCCATCTTCCACGTTTCTTTTTTATCCAGCCACATCAGTGGAGTGTGTATTGCAAACTCATAGTCCATAGATAAATTCAGTGTAACATTCAATGATTTCACAAAAACATCACGGCAGTCCGGATATCCGCTAAAGTCCGTTTGGCAGACTCCAGTAACAATATGGGAGTAACCTAACTGTTTAGCTAATATTGCGGCAAAAGATAAAAACAACAGATTTCGTCCGTCCACAAACGTACTTGGAAGGTCATCGCCTTCGCCAGCCACAATATCAATATCCTGCCGTGTTAAAGCATTTGGTGCCAGTTGATTCAGCAGTCCCAAATCAAGAATATGCTGTTTTACATTAAACTTAGCTGCTATTTCTGTAGCAACTTCGATTTCAGCCGCATGACGCTGATTATAGTTGAAGGTAACTACCTGCACTTCCTCAAAATGCTTCAATGCCCAAATCAGGCAAGTGGTGCTATCTTGTCCGCCGCTGAATACAACTAGTGCTTTTTTATTCATCTTAATCTCTCCTTATCAACTTATTGGGATTAGCGGTTGTCCACTTTTTCCGGATAGAGGTCGTGATTGATCAAGCGGTGCTCCGCCATCGCCTCATACTTCGTACCCGGTCTTCCATAGTTGCAATAAGGATCAATAGAAATGCCTCCACGCGGAGTGAATTTGCCCCATACCTCAATGTAACGTGGGTCCATCAGTGAGATCAGATCATTCATAATAATGTTGACACAGTCCTCATGAAAGTCACCATGGTTACGGAAGCTGAATAAATACAGCTTTAATGATTTAGATTCCACCATCTTCTGTTCAGGAATATACGAAATATACAGTGTGGCAAAATCCGGCTGGCCTGTAACAGGACATAAGCTAGTAAACTCAGGGCAGTTGAATTTAACAAAATAATCACGCCCAGGATGCTTATTATCAAATACTTCTAGAATGTCTGGATCATAACCAAACTTGTACTGCGTTCCCTGATTACCAAGCAAAGTGACTTCTTGCATTTCCTCTTTTAATCTTCCTTCTGACACGACAAAAAACCCCTCTCTTTTCCTTCGACCTTGGCCGGTAATGGAAAGAAGAACGAGATTTCGAAAACTTGGCTCCACTAAGAAGAAACGGAAGCAACGTCCGGGTAAAGGACAGCATCCGCTTATACGGTTTAATATACTCTTAGTTTTTTATAGAGGGAGTTCGCGAACCTCTCCTGCACAATCCGTGCAGACTTCTTCTTTAAGCATATTGCGTCTTGAACTATACCACGGGTGGCCTGCTCCTGACAAGTTCTACTCTTTCTCGATCTTCCAAATCCAAACCGAAAGCACTGCAATCCATATGAGCAACAGCAGACTTTCTACAGGCAATATCCCTTCTCCATTAAGAATACTGTTCAAGTTCTGGGTGATTTCAATACTCGGCAAAGCTGCAAAGATCGGATAAGTCCATTCTGGAAGAGCTAAGTAAACAGAAGCCACCAAGAAAAAAAGAACCATAAATGCAGAGCTGATGGCCGAGCCATTTTTGGAGGAACTTACCTTTAATCCGATGATAATTCCAACTTGTACAAAGATCATTCCACCCAATAACATATATATCAACGAAGACAATAAATCTATGTTCAACCCTTGATTAAGTACATAAACTATCAGCTGTGAAAATAACGAAAAGACAAGAACAGAACCCGCCTTAGCAATAATGATCTGACCTCTGCTTAACGGTGAGATCAACAGTGCATCATAAGTTTTACTCTCTCGCTCCTCAATTAATCCTGGGCCGGTAATCATGATTCCAACCATTACTTGAGCAAACAAGATCCAAGTTGAAAGAAGCATGAAATCTAGACCGCTCTTGTCCACTACAGTGATGATTATTTTTGCCATAAATATAGGCAACACAATTAGAATTACAGTCGCTGGATTACGTAGTATATCCTTACACTCATGCTTAAACAGCTTCCATAACGGATAACTCAACTTAACTCACTTCCCGTCAAGGCAGCAAATACATCTGCCAGCGAAGCCTCTTTACTGTGCATACTTATCATTTGATGATTAGACATTAGCTGATAAATATGATCTTTTGTAGACGCTTCTGCTATCGGCCAGGATTTCATAATCACTTCTCCATCCTGCTGATATTTCACTTCAATTTCTGGTTTACCATACATGGTCTTAAGTCTATGGGGTTCATCAAGTGCCACCAATGCACCAGCGTGCATGATCCCTACTCTATCGCTTAATTCTTCTGCCTCGTGCATATCATGCGTTGTTAAGACAATAGTTGTACCTTCATCTTGAATTTTCTTGATGTGATTACGAATGAGTGAGGCTGAATTTGGATCTAATCCACTCGTAGGCTCATCTAAAAACAACACTTGAGGCTTATGTAATAATGCTCTGGCGATTAGGACACGCTGCTTCCAGCCTTTAGACAAGCTACTTACCTTAGCTTTTTCCTTATCTAACAGTTGAAGAATTTCCATGACTTCATTCACCCGACTGGCTGCTACCCTATACAGGTCAGCAAACAGCTCTAGATTATCTCGGATAGAACAACGCATATACAGATTGGGAAGCTCGAAAACAACGCCAATTTGGGCATGAATTTCTTTTTTATGACGTAAAATATTCATGCCATTAATTGAAATTTCTCCGCTTGTAGACTGAAGAAGACCCGTCATCATTCGCATCGTGGTCGTCTTACCAGCACCATTGGGACCTAGAAACCCAAAGACTTCTCCCTTCTCCACTGCAAAAGTTATTCGATCAACCGCACACCTGTCCTGATAATACTTGGAGACCTCAGTTAGCTGAATCAAATGACACTACCCCCTTTTTCGAATAGTTAATATCTATCCTTATTCTGGTTGTAGAGGATTATCTCTGCTGTTGCTATTCTGTAACATTCGCTATAGCTTAGCACCATCCTTTGTTCATTTTCACTCAGATGTGGCAAAAATATGGATTCAAATCCTACAAAAAGGGTAACTTAAACCTAATAATCTTTGAAGTAAAGGTGGGATCATCTTATGGAACAAAGCATACAGAAATTGATGGACTGGATTAACAGTCATGTAAATGAAACCATTGTTATTGAAAAGAAAGAGCTTCGTGATCTGGATAAAATTCATTTTAATCTGGAGGCCGTTGAGTTCCGGAGTGCGGAGGATGTTATCGATGATTATCTAGGGAGTGCATTAATATTAAAAGGATTTGGCAGTACTTTAAACGCTGATGGTGAGCTAGTATCTCTACCACATTCCACCTATGACTTAGCTATTGACGGGCTTCGTATTGAGGATATAGGTGATCTCAAGGCGGAAATAACTACAGATAGAGCTAAATACACCCTATCAGTGGATTGAACCATAAGTGATAACAGCAAAAGAGCCCACAGTAATCTGCGGGCTCTTACAAATTAGAGGTTATTCTTCTCCAATGATCTCCACTTCAGTTTCCAGCTCCACTCCGAATTTATCCTTCACAGTCGATCTTACATGGTGAATTAACCCGATGTAATCACTGGCAGTTGCATTATCTGCATTTACAATAAATCCTGCGTGTTTCTTGGATACCTCAGCACCACCGATTCTTGTTCCCTGTAAGCCACTCTCTTGAATTAACTGACCCGCAAAACGACCTGGAGGACGTTTAAAGACACTCCCACAGGATGGATACTCAAGCGGCTGCTTCGATTCACGCAGGTAAGTAAGTTCATCCATTTTCGACTTGATGGCTAACGCATCACCAGAAGTCATAGCAAAATTGGCC
This Paenibacillus sp. FSL R5-0345 DNA region includes the following protein-coding sequences:
- a CDS encoding 6-pyruvoyl trahydropterin synthase family protein, giving the protein MLNEVSVCKIFTFDAAHQLVGHKGKCSNLHGHTYKLEVVLKGKPMTAEGHSDEGFVIDFSDIKTTVQQSLVDRLDHAFLAMGNEPVLETLTNTGSKVALLSFRTTVENMSSYIAYKLKQAGLPLYAVKLWETPTSWAEVLAEDIPEDGPSYRLYGGCDCE
- the queF gene encoding preQ(1) synthase, whose product is MQEVTLLGNQGTQYKFGYDPDILEVFDNKHPGRDYFVKFNCPEFTSLCPVTGQPDFATLYISYIPEQKMVESKSLKLYLFSFRNHGDFHEDCVNIIMNDLISLMDPRYIEVWGKFTPRGGISIDPYCNYGRPGTKYEAMAEHRLINHDLYPEKVDNR
- a CDS encoding zinc-dependent alcohol dehydrogenase, producing the protein MIALTYQGKKKVKVKEVADPKIEKKDDIIVRITSTAICGSDLHIFNGEIPGMHDDYVIGHEPMGIVEETGPDVTKVKKGDRIIIPFNVACGQCYFCQHEMESQCDNANDAKDTGGYLGYSDTYGGFAGGQAELLRVPYGNFGPFVVPEDAEMEDEKILFLSDIVPTAWWGVESGGVKPGDTVIVLGCGPVGLLTQKFAWIKGASRVIAVDHIGYRLQHAKLTNNVEIYNFEEIKDIEAHLKEITHGGADVVIDCVGLDAKISALEKVETTLKLQGGSLSAFRMASDIVRKFGTIQLVGVYGLTYNMFPLGHLFERNITLKMGQAPVIHYMPLLYKMIKENKFDPTDIITHRLPISKAEHGYDIFSEKKEDCIKVVLKP
- a CDS encoding VanW family protein, which codes for MNTPQAAMKPIQRSRLRLFAGKRYFIWKRYLKWCTDRGKMAKQRTSDILSYEAMTHATPLLRSLRNVDMVLQYNKITNLRLAIAKLDGLMVRPGETFSYWRCIGKPSKRKGYLEGMVLHYGGFHSGVGGGLCQLSNLIYWMTLHTPLTVTERHRHSYDVFPDEQRTQPFGSGATCSYNYLDLQVKNNTNQTYQLKLWLDDSHFHGEWRCDEQSLYKYEVYESDHRISLEPWGGYIRSNKISRKIFTRTGDLVGDVAVTDNYALMMYSPLLHG
- a CDS encoding ABC transporter ATP-binding protein codes for the protein MIQLTEVSKYYQDRCAVDRITFAVEKGEVFGFLGPNGAGKTTTMRMMTGLLQSTSGEISINGMNILRHKKEIHAQIGVVFELPNLYMRCSIRDNLELFADLYRVAASRVNEVMEILQLLDKEKAKVSSLSKGWKQRVLIARALLHKPQVLFLDEPTSGLDPNSASLIRNHIKKIQDEGTTIVLTTHDMHEAEELSDRVGIMHAGALVALDEPHRLKTMYGKPEIEVKYQQDGEVIMKSWPIAEASTKDHIYQLMSNHQMISMHSKEASLADVFAALTGSELS
- a CDS encoding cysteine hydrolase family protein, whose product is MGNLTALLIIDVQEAMFSYPDQKLYDEEGVMERIISLQHKARVAGTPIVYIQHTEDEEYTKGTPTWQISHRITPQEGEVIVEKPTWDAFHQTVLQDELQKLGITNLVICGMQSEFCLDTTIRRAYSMGYKSVLVSDAHSTFDSGVLSSREIVKHHNAVIGGRFAQLRAESEVQF
- a CDS encoding ABC transporter permease, giving the protein MSYPLWKLFKHECKDILRNPATVILIVLPIFMAKIIITVVDKSGLDFMLLSTWILFAQVMVGIMITGPGLIEERESKTYDALLISPLSRGQIIIAKAGSVLVFSLFSQLIVYVLNQGLNIDLLSSLIYMLLGGMIFVQVGIIIGLKVSSSKNGSAISSAFMVLFFLVASVYLALPEWTYPIFAALPSIEITQNLNSILNGEGILPVESLLLLIWIAVLSVWIWKIEKE
- the queE gene encoding 7-carboxy-7-deazaguanine synthase QueE; protein product: MSKIPVIEIFGPTIQGEGAVIGVKTMFVRTYGCDYRCGWCDSAFTWDGSAKDKVRMMASDEIMNELIAIAGDNFDCVTISGGNPALIGDGMGTFINLLHERGIQAAIETQGSKWQEWFNDVDVLTISPKPPSSGMTTNWEMLDNIMSKLENLGRTTHSLKVVVFDDKDFGYAKDIHHRYPNVQLYLQPGNDDVTEEGDISARLLGRLEWLFNKVILDPEMNRVRVLPQLHALIWHNKRGK
- a CDS encoding DMT family transporter — encoded protein: MKLKKPPLPIPILMLIGIVAISFSAIFIKWSAAPASIQGMYRLLFTSLLMLPFARPYSGAAFALRKKDWIMLVLSGTMLALHFLLWMGSLKYTSVASSTMIMALEPVFIMLGVYFLYKEKTAVSAILGLSIAIGGVVFIGWGDIGISADNLKGDLLSVGGTVAVAVHMLIGQRLVVRMPSYLYSLIVFLSAAGVFAIYNLIMGISFFNYPANEWGIFVLLAVVPTVFGHILFNWLLQYVSATTVSMNILGEPVGASILAYLLLGEQLTALQWAGGLLVMFGLGVYLYTGRKKTIQVAEAIQNAS
- the queC gene encoding 7-cyano-7-deazaguanine synthase QueC, with product MNKKALVVFSGGQDSTTCLIWALKHFEEVQVVTFNYNQRHAAEIEVATEIAAKFNVKQHILDLGLLNQLAPNALTRQDIDIVAGEGDDLPSTFVDGRNLLFLSFAAILAKQLGYSHIVTGVCQTDFSGYPDCRDVFVKSLNVTLNLSMDYEFAIHTPLMWLDKKETWKMADELGYFDYVREHTLTCYNGIIGRGCGTCPACLLRQRGLEQYEAERTEVRS